In Serratia sp. FDAARGOS_506, a genomic segment contains:
- a CDS encoding LysR substrate-binding domain-containing protein produces MHSPSRARLPKLSAILAFETAARTGSLARAADALALTAAAVSQQIRQLEQHLGITLFIRAKSGVTLTEQGADYLAYVQEAFETLRVAQQHVERQRGKQALTVFALPALASKWLNPALGDWLAQCPDGDLRLHATHAAVDFTHSAADFALCFGDQDYPLLEKVQLFQDRVQPVCSPALRDRGDWTQLPLIHVDWGKESQFLPGWHEWFTAADRSPPPRRGLTYNLTSLAIDAAVQGRGVLLGQRRLIARELAEGQLVTLAEPALPLSKPYYVVYPPRTLEKTGAAAFLRWLQALAQRAV; encoded by the coding sequence ATGCACTCACCGTCCCGTGCGCGCTTGCCCAAGCTGAGCGCCATTCTGGCGTTCGAAACCGCCGCCCGCACCGGCAGCCTGGCCCGCGCGGCGGATGCGCTGGCGCTGACCGCCGCCGCCGTCAGCCAGCAGATCCGCCAGCTGGAGCAACACCTGGGGATCACGCTGTTCATTCGCGCCAAAAGCGGCGTCACGCTGACCGAACAGGGCGCGGACTACCTGGCCTACGTGCAGGAGGCGTTCGAAACGCTGCGCGTGGCGCAGCAGCACGTCGAGCGCCAGCGCGGCAAACAGGCGCTGACGGTATTCGCCCTGCCGGCGTTGGCCTCCAAGTGGCTGAACCCGGCGCTGGGCGACTGGCTGGCGCAGTGCCCCGACGGCGATCTGCGGCTGCACGCCACCCATGCGGCGGTCGATTTCACCCATTCGGCGGCGGACTTCGCCCTGTGCTTCGGCGATCAGGACTATCCGCTGCTGGAAAAGGTGCAACTGTTTCAGGATCGGGTGCAGCCGGTGTGCAGCCCGGCGCTGCGCGATCGCGGCGACTGGACGCAGCTGCCGCTGATCCACGTCGACTGGGGTAAGGAGAGCCAGTTTCTGCCGGGCTGGCACGAGTGGTTCACCGCCGCCGATCGGTCGCCGCCGCCGCGGCGCGGGCTGACCTATAACCTGACCTCGCTGGCCATCGACGCCGCCGTGCAAGGGCGCGGGGTGCTGCTCGGCCAGCGGCGGCTGATCGCCCGTGAACTGGCGGAGGGCCAGCTGGTCACGCTGGCCGAACCGGCGCTGCCGCTCAGCAAACCCTACTACGTGGTTTATCCGCCGCGCACGCTGGAAAAAACCGGCGCAGCGGCGTTTCTCCGTTGGCTGCAGGCGCTGGCTCAGCGCGCGGTATAA
- a CDS encoding 2OG-Fe(II) oxygenase, which produces MPPLADIIDLSAHPIDDAAFRARCRQTLARAGALVLPGFLREAALATVRLEGAEQHHAAFYATSKHNVYLRPQDDALPADHARNRLVVSSKGCITDEDIPPQSPLRALYDAPAFRAFLCAVLDEAQLYPYADRLSSINLHYAHTGQELGWHFDNSSFAITLLIQKPQAGGRFEYVENLRDADRGEMNYAGVTQVLDGERAVKQLAIEEGDLVLFRGRNAMHRVTPTEGDTTRMLVVLAYNAQPDVMLSESARMTFYGRL; this is translated from the coding sequence ATGCCGCCACTTGCCGATATTATCGATCTGTCCGCCCATCCCATCGACGACGCCGCGTTCCGCGCCCGTTGCCGGCAAACGCTGGCGCGCGCCGGCGCGCTGGTGCTGCCGGGATTTCTGCGCGAAGCCGCGCTGGCGACGGTGCGGCTGGAGGGCGCCGAACAGCACCATGCGGCGTTTTACGCCACCAGCAAACACAACGTGTATCTACGGCCGCAGGACGACGCGCTGCCGGCCGACCATGCGCGCAACCGGCTGGTGGTGTCATCCAAGGGCTGCATTACCGACGAGGATATTCCGCCGCAGTCGCCGCTGCGCGCGCTGTACGACGCCCCGGCGTTTCGCGCGTTTCTCTGCGCGGTGTTGGATGAGGCGCAGCTGTATCCCTACGCCGATCGGCTGTCGTCGATCAACCTGCATTACGCCCATACCGGTCAGGAGCTGGGCTGGCATTTTGACAACTCCTCGTTCGCCATCACGCTGCTGATCCAGAAACCGCAGGCGGGTGGGCGTTTCGAATACGTGGAGAACCTGCGCGATGCCGATCGCGGCGAGATGAACTATGCCGGGGTCACGCAGGTGTTGGACGGCGAGCGGGCGGTCAAACAGCTGGCGATCGAGGAGGGGGATTTGGTGCTGTTTCGCGGGCGCAACGCCATGCACCGGGTGACGCCGACCGAAGGCGACACCACGCGCATGCTGGTGGTGCTGGCCTACAATGCGCAGCCGGACGTGATGCTGTCGGAAAGCGCCAGAATGACGTTTTACGGCCGGTTATAG
- the ansP gene encoding L-asparagine permease: MHSQKQSADDKHAARRRWLDSHESGYHKSMGNRQIQMIAIGGSIGTGLFLGTGGRLELAGPALALVYLVCGIFSFFILRALGELVLHRPSSGSFVSYAREFLGEKASYVAGWMYFLNWAMTGIVDITAVALYMHYWGTFADVPQWLFALGALGIVATMNMIGVKWFAEMEFWFALIKVVAIALFLIVGVVFLGTGTPVAGHTTGMHLITENGGMFPHGLLPALVLVQGVIFAFAGIELIGTAAGECKDPAKMMPKAINSVIWRIGLFYVGSVVLLVLLLPWNAYQAGQSPFVTFFSKLGVPYIGTIMNIVVLTAALSSLNSGLYSTGRILRSLAMGGSAPKLMAKMSSQQVPYAGILVTCGIYVIGVVLNYLVPSRVFEIVLNIASLGIIASWAFIIVCQMRLRKAVREGRAQPVSFRMPGAPFTSWLTLAFLLIVVVMMAFDYPNGTWTIATIPVLAVLLTLGWFGLRKRAQEVKLEQQAHEEQNPH; the protein is encoded by the coding sequence ATGCACTCACAAAAACAGTCGGCGGATGACAAACACGCCGCCAGAAGACGCTGGCTAGACTCTCATGAATCCGGTTATCACAAAAGCATGGGCAACCGGCAAATCCAAATGATCGCCATCGGCGGCTCCATCGGCACCGGCTTGTTCCTCGGTACCGGCGGCCGTCTCGAGTTGGCCGGGCCGGCGCTGGCGCTGGTCTACCTGGTGTGCGGGATCTTTTCTTTCTTCATCCTGCGCGCGCTGGGTGAACTGGTACTGCATCGCCCTTCCAGCGGCAGCTTCGTTTCTTACGCCCGCGAATTCCTCGGTGAGAAAGCCTCTTACGTCGCCGGCTGGATGTATTTCCTCAACTGGGCGATGACCGGCATCGTCGACATTACCGCGGTGGCGCTATACATGCACTACTGGGGCACCTTTGCCGACGTGCCGCAGTGGCTGTTTGCCCTCGGCGCGCTCGGCATCGTCGCCACCATGAACATGATCGGCGTGAAGTGGTTCGCCGAAATGGAGTTCTGGTTCGCGCTGATCAAGGTCGTCGCCATTGCGCTGTTCCTGATTGTCGGCGTCGTCTTCCTCGGCACCGGCACCCCGGTCGCCGGCCACACCACCGGCATGCACCTGATCACCGAAAACGGCGGCATGTTCCCGCACGGCCTGCTGCCGGCGCTGGTGCTGGTGCAAGGGGTGATCTTCGCCTTCGCCGGCATTGAGCTTATCGGCACCGCCGCCGGCGAGTGTAAAGATCCGGCTAAAATGATGCCCAAAGCGATCAACAGCGTGATCTGGCGCATCGGTCTGTTCTACGTCGGCTCCGTGGTGCTGCTGGTGCTGCTGCTGCCGTGGAACGCCTATCAGGCCGGCCAAAGCCCGTTTGTCACCTTCTTCAGCAAGCTGGGCGTGCCTTACATCGGCACCATCATGAACATCGTGGTGTTGACCGCCGCGCTGTCCAGCCTCAACTCCGGCCTCTATTCCACCGGCCGCATCCTGCGTTCGCTGGCGATGGGCGGCTCCGCGCCGAAGCTGATGGCTAAAATGAGCAGCCAACAGGTGCCTTACGCCGGCATCCTGGTCACCTGCGGCATCTACGTGATCGGCGTGGTGCTCAACTACCTGGTGCCGTCGCGGGTATTCGAGATCGTGCTGAACATCGCCTCACTGGGCATCATCGCCTCCTGGGCGTTTATCATCGTTTGCCAGATGCGCCTGCGCAAAGCCGTGCGCGAAGGCCGCGCGCAGCCGGTATCGTTCAGAATGCCGGGCGCGCCGTTCACCTCCTGGCTGACGCTGGCGTTCCTGCTGATCGTAGTGGTGATGATGGCGTTCGACTACCCGAACGGCACCTGGACCATCGCCACCATTCCGGTGCTGGCGGTGCTGCTGACGCTGGGCTGGTTCGGCCTGCGCAAGCGCGCGCAGGAAGTGAAGCTGGAGCAGCAGGCTCACGAAGAGCAGAACCCGCACTGA
- a CDS encoding PACE efflux transporter: protein MQGVKRKLVYVTAYEIIGMAISALGLALLSGHAPSSTGPLAVVITTIAVSWNFIYNYLFEWWESRQVSRTRTLKRRILHAVGFQLTLVVYLIPLIAWWMGITLWQALLLDMALIVIIPCYTFLFNWAFDKLFGLPVSALPAGESA from the coding sequence ATGCAAGGCGTCAAACGCAAACTGGTGTATGTCACCGCTTATGAAATCATCGGCATGGCGATCTCGGCGCTGGGGCTGGCGCTGCTGTCAGGCCATGCGCCAAGCAGCACCGGGCCGCTGGCGGTGGTGATCACCACCATTGCGGTCAGCTGGAACTTTATTTACAACTATTTATTCGAGTGGTGGGAAAGCCGCCAGGTGTCGCGCACCCGCACGCTCAAACGCCGCATTTTGCACGCCGTCGGCTTTCAGCTGACGCTGGTGGTGTATCTGATCCCGCTGATCGCCTGGTGGATGGGCATCACGCTGTGGCAGGCGCTGCTGCTGGATATGGCGCTGATCGTCATCATTCCTTGCTACACCTTCCTGTTTAACTGGGCATTCGACAAGCTGTTCGGCCTGCCGGTTTCGGCTCTGCCGGCCGGTGAATCCGCCTAA
- a CDS encoding LysR family transcriptional regulator, with translation MNFSSDNIELFLAVLDRGSFSAAARALRRVPSAVSMAIANMEAELGFALFDRSHREPTPTALALALAPHARLIAGQLKQLQVHAIELSQGLESRLSIGVASDINGAGLLAAVKTLSQRYPLLNIEVLSAPQDDVLHMLHQERVGVCLAFGGLNINSAEQFHFVGAESLVAMLSPQHPALDGAAGELFLEDLVNVRQIMVASRDLPIGDLRPQVAEAYWRTDSLPMALNMVEAGLGWGNFPLSLAEPLLAQGRLVRLKFKNTKNELRLPMHLIWLKNRPLDKAARELVELMRAAPQGS, from the coding sequence ATGAATTTCTCCAGCGACAATATCGAACTGTTTTTGGCGGTGCTCGATCGCGGCTCGTTTTCCGCCGCCGCCCGCGCGCTGCGGCGCGTGCCGTCCGCGGTCAGCATGGCCATCGCCAACATGGAGGCGGAGCTCGGTTTTGCCTTGTTCGACCGTTCTCACCGCGAACCGACGCCGACCGCGCTGGCGCTGGCTCTGGCGCCGCACGCCCGCCTGATCGCCGGGCAGCTCAAGCAACTGCAGGTGCACGCCATCGAACTGTCTCAGGGGCTGGAGAGCCGGCTTTCGATCGGCGTGGCGTCGGATATCAACGGCGCCGGCCTGCTGGCGGCGGTGAAAACACTGTCGCAGCGCTATCCGCTGCTGAACATTGAAGTGCTCAGCGCGCCGCAGGATGACGTGCTGCACATGCTGCATCAGGAGCGCGTCGGCGTATGTCTGGCGTTTGGCGGGCTGAACATCAACAGCGCAGAACAGTTCCACTTCGTCGGCGCGGAGTCGCTGGTGGCGATGCTGTCGCCGCAGCACCCGGCGCTGGACGGCGCGGCGGGCGAGCTGTTTCTCGAGGATCTGGTCAACGTGCGGCAGATCATGGTGGCCAGCCGCGATCTGCCGATCGGCGATCTGCGTCCGCAGGTGGCGGAGGCATACTGGCGCACCGACAGCCTGCCGATGGCGCTGAACATGGTGGAGGCGGGCCTGGGCTGGGGCAACTTCCCGCTGTCGCTGGCCGAGCCGCTGCTGGCGCAGGGGCGTCTGGTGCGGCTGAAATTCAAAAACACCAAGAACGAGCTGCGCTTGCCGATGCATTTGATCTGGCTGAAGAACCGCCCGTTGGACAAGGCGGCGCGCGAGCTGGTCGAGCTGATGCGCGCGGCGCCGCAGGGATCTTGA
- a CDS encoding LysE family translocator, with product MLSETVLSIISITGAIALGAMSPGQSFILVARTAVASSRGDGMAVALGMGVGCFVFALLALLGLQSLLLALPWLYGTLKLLGGAYLIYLAFIMLRGANRPLNVDGAGGQPLGWRKAFTTGLLTQLGNPNTAIVFASVFAALLSHAIAPWMYVALPLIALAVDVSWYAFVAFVLSSPRPRRVYLRFKAWFDRLSGGVLALLGIKLMMSR from the coding sequence ATGTTGAGCGAGACGGTGCTGTCGATCATAAGCATTACCGGCGCGATTGCGCTGGGGGCGATGAGCCCGGGGCAAAGCTTTATTCTGGTGGCGCGCACGGCGGTGGCATCTTCGCGTGGCGATGGCATGGCGGTCGCGCTGGGAATGGGCGTCGGATGCTTTGTCTTTGCGCTGTTGGCCCTGCTGGGGCTGCAGTCGTTGTTGCTGGCGCTGCCGTGGCTATACGGGACGTTGAAACTGTTGGGCGGCGCCTATCTTATCTATCTGGCGTTCATCATGCTGCGCGGCGCCAACCGACCACTGAACGTGGATGGCGCTGGCGGGCAGCCGCTGGGATGGCGTAAAGCCTTCACCACCGGTCTGCTGACCCAGTTGGGCAACCCGAATACTGCTATCGTCTTCGCCAGCGTGTTCGCCGCGTTGCTCAGCCATGCTATCGCGCCGTGGATGTATGTGGCGCTGCCCTTGATCGCGCTGGCGGTTGATGTGTCGTGGTATGCCTTTGTCGCCTTCGTGCTCTCTTCGCCGCGCCCGCGCCGGGTTTATCTGCGCTTCAAGGCCTGGTTCGATCGCCTGAGCGGTGGCGTGTTGGCGCTGTTGGGCATCAAGCTGATGATGAGCCGCTGA
- a CDS encoding DedA family protein → MTDLAHYITDYGYWALFIGCLAEGETITLLGGIAAHEGLLHWPWVIAVVALGGTLGDQLLYFIGRRFEGRVISRLKGQEKRIARARRLIARHPMLFVIGVRFMYGFRIIGPVLIGASRLPPSRFVPLNILGAILWATIFVMLGYFGGQAIESFFTGFNKKLSSLLFVALAIAAILLVRFWWRKRHAD, encoded by the coding sequence ATGACCGATTTGGCCCACTACATTACGGACTACGGCTACTGGGCGTTGTTTATCGGCTGCCTGGCTGAGGGAGAAACCATCACGCTGCTGGGCGGCATCGCCGCCCACGAAGGGCTGCTGCACTGGCCGTGGGTGATAGCCGTGGTGGCGCTCGGCGGCACGCTGGGGGATCAGCTGCTGTACTTCATCGGCCGCCGGTTCGAAGGCCGGGTCATCTCGCGGCTCAAAGGGCAGGAAAAGCGCATCGCGCGCGCCAGAAGGCTGATCGCCCGCCACCCGATGCTGTTCGTTATCGGGGTGCGCTTTATGTACGGCTTCCGCATCATCGGCCCGGTGCTGATCGGCGCCAGCCGGCTGCCGCCGTCGCGCTTTGTACCGCTCAACATCCTCGGCGCCATTCTCTGGGCGACGATCTTCGTCATGCTCGGCTATTTTGGCGGCCAGGCGATCGAAAGCTTCTTTACCGGCTTCAATAAAAAACTCTCCAGCCTGCTGTTTGTCGCGCTGGCGATCGCCGCCATCCTGCTGGTGCGCTTCTGGTGGCGCAAACGCCACGCGGACTGA
- a CDS encoding DJ-1/PfpI family protein yields MSEPLVIVFPIYQGVTQLDFTGPLQFLRHMPGAEIIVASVDGANVESEGLHFTQLRPLPEIARCDVLCVPGGSGCTQALQDEAFMQQIRRLGADARYLTSVCTGSLILAAAGLLPGKRAACHWSMRDSLKLFGAIPSAARVERDGNVISGGGVTAGIDFALALIAELHGEETAQTIQLYLEYAPAPPFTGGTPELAPPHIYAKVQAQMAESLARRRALVAQIAQS; encoded by the coding sequence ATGTCTGAACCACTCGTGATTGTATTTCCCATCTATCAAGGCGTCACCCAGCTCGACTTCACCGGCCCACTGCAGTTTCTGCGCCACATGCCGGGCGCCGAAATCATCGTCGCTTCGGTAGACGGCGCGAATGTCGAATCGGAAGGCTTGCACTTCACCCAGCTGCGCCCGCTGCCGGAAATCGCGCGCTGCGACGTACTGTGCGTGCCGGGCGGCAGCGGCTGCACCCAGGCGCTGCAGGATGAAGCGTTCATGCAGCAGATCCGGCGGCTGGGCGCCGATGCCCGCTACCTGACCTCGGTGTGCACCGGTTCGCTGATCCTGGCCGCCGCCGGTTTGCTGCCGGGCAAACGCGCCGCCTGCCATTGGTCGATGCGCGACAGCCTGAAGCTGTTCGGCGCCATACCCAGCGCTGCACGCGTCGAGCGCGACGGCAACGTGATCAGCGGCGGCGGCGTCACTGCCGGCATCGACTTTGCGCTGGCGCTGATCGCCGAACTGCACGGCGAAGAGACCGCCCAGACGATCCAACTTTATCTGGAGTACGCCCCGGCTCCGCCGTTCACGGGCGGCACGCCGGAACTGGCCCCGCCGCACATTTACGCCAAGGTACAGGCACAAATGGCGGAAAGTCTGGCGCGGCGCAGAGCCTTGGTGGCCCAGATCGCCCAAAGCTAG
- a CDS encoding GlxA family transcriptional regulator yields MKTIGFVVFPGFNLLDFAGPLAAFDNVSQFTDPPAYRCVAISPQGGMVASSAGVEIATQPCGDERFDTLVVAGGSGNVMAAQSPALVAFLTTHSRQARRIASVCTGAFILAACGLLDGKRATTHWYHAARLQQSYPRIRVDSNRIFIRDGDIWTSAGISAGIDLALALIEDDLGATMAAGVARQLVVYHRRPGGQSQYSLLLALNPSSDRMRAALSFAREHLHLPLSVADLADAACLSERQFGRLFRAETGQTPAKVIEQLRVEAARVRIEESAEPLEAIARSVGFSDPERMRRAFIRVFGLSPQAIRRLGRAG; encoded by the coding sequence ATGAAAACGATCGGTTTTGTGGTTTTTCCCGGTTTCAACCTGCTGGACTTTGCCGGTCCGCTGGCGGCGTTCGATAACGTCAGCCAGTTTACCGATCCGCCCGCCTACCGCTGCGTGGCGATCTCGCCGCAGGGCGGGATGGTCGCCAGCTCGGCCGGAGTGGAGATCGCCACGCAGCCGTGCGGCGACGAGCGTTTCGATACGCTGGTGGTGGCCGGCGGCAGCGGCAACGTGATGGCGGCGCAGTCACCGGCGCTGGTGGCGTTCCTGACTACCCACAGCCGGCAAGCGCGGCGCATCGCCAGCGTGTGCACCGGCGCGTTTATTCTGGCGGCCTGCGGTTTGCTGGACGGCAAACGCGCTACCACCCACTGGTATCATGCGGCGCGGTTGCAGCAGAGTTATCCGCGCATCCGCGTCGACAGCAACCGTATCTTCATCCGCGACGGCGATATCTGGACTTCGGCCGGCATCAGCGCCGGTATCGATCTGGCGTTGGCGCTGATAGAAGACGACCTTGGCGCCACGATGGCAGCAGGCGTGGCGCGGCAGCTGGTGGTCTACCACCGGCGCCCCGGTGGGCAGTCGCAGTATTCGCTGCTGCTGGCGTTGAACCCGTCATCGGATCGCATGCGCGCCGCATTGTCGTTCGCGCGCGAGCACTTGCACCTGCCGCTGTCGGTGGCGGATCTGGCCGACGCCGCCTGCCTGAGCGAGCGCCAGTTCGGCCGGCTGTTCCGCGCCGAAACCGGACAGACGCCGGCCAAGGTGATCGAGCAACTACGGGTGGAGGCGGCCAGGGTGCGCATCGAAGAGAGCGCCGAGCCGCTGGAGGCGATCGCCCGTTCGGTGGGATTCAGCGATCCGGAACGCATGAGGCGGGCGTTTATCCGCGTATTTGGTCTGTCGCCGCAGGCGATCCGCCGGCTCGGCCGTGCGGGATAA
- a CDS encoding adenosylhomocysteinase, with protein sequence MYQDFESELNWAMRHMPRTRAAVAALPDLREVRLACNMHLDLKMAPLVAGLLDKGAAIFLTTCNPTTVQDDVVAWLERRGAQAYAWRDMSAGEWSESFDRALAWQPTHLCEMGADLTTRLHQSPSGPQIVAGLEATGSGINRLNGVAPRYPIFNWDDLPVKEGLHNRHMVGLTAWHTFFQTTHLTLHEKRVLVIGYGLVGQGTAAAARAYGGQVMVAEIDPARALQARYDGWQVVDLASAIAQADVIATATGAKNVLSAQHLQQAQDGVFILNVGHVAEEIDVGFLQGLPHHEPMPYVNAYQLNEKTVYLLANGSMFNLTAGYGDSLNAFDVTLAVMAAGIGHIVGAGARQTPGLYLLPQSAWQPAL encoded by the coding sequence ATGTATCAGGATTTCGAGAGCGAATTGAACTGGGCGATGCGTCATATGCCGCGCACCCGGGCTGCGGTGGCGGCGTTGCCGGATCTGCGCGAGGTGCGGCTGGCGTGCAATATGCACCTGGATTTGAAAATGGCACCGCTGGTGGCCGGCCTGCTGGACAAGGGCGCGGCGATCTTTCTGACCACCTGCAATCCCACCACGGTGCAGGACGACGTGGTGGCCTGGCTGGAGCGGCGGGGGGCGCAGGCCTATGCCTGGCGCGACATGAGCGCCGGCGAATGGTCGGAGTCCTTCGATCGTGCGCTGGCCTGGCAGCCGACTCACCTGTGCGAAATGGGGGCGGATTTGACCACCCGTTTGCACCAATCGCCGAGCGGCCCGCAGATCGTCGCCGGGCTGGAGGCCACCGGATCGGGCATCAACCGTTTGAACGGCGTGGCACCGCGCTATCCGATCTTCAACTGGGACGATCTGCCGGTGAAAGAAGGGCTGCACAATCGGCATATGGTTGGGCTAACCGCCTGGCACACCTTCTTCCAGACCACCCATTTGACGCTGCACGAAAAGCGCGTGCTGGTGATCGGTTACGGCCTGGTCGGGCAGGGGACGGCGGCAGCGGCCAGGGCTTACGGCGGCCAGGTGATGGTGGCGGAAATCGATCCGGCGCGCGCGCTGCAGGCGCGTTATGACGGCTGGCAGGTGGTGGATCTGGCGAGCGCGATCGCACAGGCGGACGTGATCGCCACTGCGACCGGCGCGAAAAACGTGCTTTCGGCGCAGCACCTGCAACAGGCGCAGGACGGCGTGTTTATCCTTAACGTCGGCCACGTGGCGGAAGAGATCGACGTCGGCTTTCTGCAAGGCCTGCCACACCACGAGCCGATGCCTTATGTGAACGCTTACCAACTCAATGAGAAGACGGTCTATTTGCTGGCCAACGGCTCGATGTTCAACCTGACCGCCGGCTACGGCGACAGCCTCAATGCCTTCGACGTGACGCTGGCGGTAATGGCGGCCGGCATCGGCCATATCGTCGGCGCGGGGGCGCGGCAAACGCCGGGGTTGTACCTGCTGCCGCAGTCGGCCTGGCAGCCGGCGCTGTAA
- the pbpG gene encoding D-alanyl-D-alanine endopeptidase, with translation MPVKIRVLVLTLLALQAGAGFAPRALASDNAAALHATQPELASGSAMVVDMQTHKVMYARNPDEVVPIASITKLMTAMVTLDAHLPLDEMLAVDIHQTPEMKGVYSRVRLNSEISRKDMLLLALMSSENRAAASLAHHYPGGYNAFIKAMNAKAKALGMTNTHYVEPTGLSIHNVSTARDLTKLLIATKQYPLIGQLSTTTERMASFKDPNYTLPFRNTNHLVYNPKWNIQLTKTGFTNQAGHCLAMRTVIGNRSVSLVVLDAFGKYTHFADANRLRSWIETGKVTPIPAAARDYRRQKDASLAKNATE, from the coding sequence ATGCCTGTGAAAATACGTGTTTTGGTTCTGACCCTGCTCGCTTTGCAGGCGGGCGCAGGCTTTGCGCCGCGCGCGCTGGCTAGCGACAACGCCGCCGCCCTGCACGCCACCCAGCCGGAGCTGGCTTCCGGCAGCGCGATGGTCGTCGATATGCAAACCCATAAGGTGATGTACGCACGCAACCCGGATGAGGTGGTGCCGATCGCCTCGATCACCAAGCTGATGACCGCCATGGTCACGCTGGACGCGCACCTGCCGCTCGACGAAATGCTGGCGGTGGATATCCACCAGACGCCGGAGATGAAAGGGGTCTATTCACGGGTGCGGCTGAACAGTGAAATCAGCCGTAAGGATATGCTGCTGCTGGCGCTGATGTCGTCGGAAAACCGCGCCGCCGCCAGCCTGGCGCACCACTATCCGGGGGGCTACAACGCCTTCATCAAAGCGATGAACGCCAAGGCCAAGGCGCTGGGCATGACCAACACCCATTATGTGGAACCGACCGGGCTCTCTATCCATAACGTGTCGACGGCGCGCGATCTGACCAAGCTGCTGATCGCCACCAAGCAATACCCGTTGATTGGCCAGCTCAGCACCACCACCGAGCGCATGGCCAGCTTCAAAGACCCGAACTATACGCTGCCGTTCCGCAACACCAACCATCTGGTGTATAACCCGAAATGGAACATCCAGCTGACCAAAACAGGCTTCACCAACCAGGCGGGCCACTGCCTGGCGATGCGTACGGTGATCGGTAACCGCTCGGTGTCGCTGGTGGTGCTGGACGCCTTCGGCAAATATACCCACTTCGCCGACGCCAACCGGCTGCGCAGCTGGATTGAAACCGGCAAGGTGACGCCGATCCCGGCCGCCGCCCGCGACTATCGTCGCCAAAAAGACGCCAGCCTGGCGAAAAACGCCACCGAATGA
- a CDS encoding GNAT family N-acetyltransferase, which translates to MSIIHRLAQPDDLNGLLALYRELRPQDAPLRTDDARRTLQRLLDDPAIRLVVAADEEQPIATCMLALIPGLAHQAQPFGVIEHVVTAEPYRGHGVALAMIEYALQLAWRKGCYKVMLLSGQQRTGAHQLYLKAGFDGDRERGFVIRRPEGR; encoded by the coding sequence ATGAGCATCATTCATCGCCTGGCGCAGCCGGACGATCTCAACGGCCTGTTGGCTCTGTATCGCGAGCTGCGCCCACAGGATGCGCCGCTGCGCACCGACGACGCGCGCCGTACCCTGCAGCGCCTGCTGGACGATCCGGCGATCCGTCTGGTGGTGGCAGCGGACGAGGAGCAGCCGATCGCCACCTGCATGCTGGCGCTGATCCCGGGGCTGGCGCATCAGGCGCAGCCGTTCGGCGTCATCGAGCACGTAGTGACGGCAGAGCCCTATCGCGGCCACGGCGTGGCGCTCGCGATGATCGAATACGCGCTGCAGCTGGCCTGGCGCAAGGGCTGTTACAAGGTGATGCTGCTGTCGGGGCAGCAACGCACCGGCGCGCACCAGCTTTATCTCAAAGCGGGTTTCGACGGCGATCGCGAGCGGGGATTTGTCATCAGGCGGCCCGAGGGCCGATAG
- a CDS encoding VOC family protein, translating into MSQVSTFVMFQGEAQQAIDLYSQVFARFRLMQVQHYDPTPDGRRLIKHAAIDFDRQNLVFIDSPISHDFSFTPAVSLFINLPNEEALEQAFHRLAEGGKVLMPLDDYGFSARFGWLNDRFGLSWQLNVPAGDLP; encoded by the coding sequence ATGAGTCAGGTTTCGACCTTTGTCATGTTCCAGGGGGAGGCGCAGCAGGCGATCGACCTCTACAGCCAGGTGTTTGCGCGTTTTCGGCTCATGCAGGTGCAGCATTACGACCCGACGCCGGACGGCCGGCGATTGATCAAGCATGCCGCCATCGATTTCGACCGGCAGAACCTGGTGTTTATCGACAGCCCGATCAGCCATGATTTCAGCTTCACCCCGGCGGTGTCGCTGTTCATCAACCTGCCTAACGAAGAGGCGCTGGAGCAGGCTTTCCACCGCCTGGCGGAGGGCGGTAAAGTGCTGATGCCGCTCGACGACTACGGCTTCAGCGCCCGCTTCGGCTGGCTCAACGATCGCTTTGGGCTCTCCTGGCAGCTCAATGTGCCGGCGGGGGATCTGCCCTGA